A genome region from Clostridium sp. JN-9 includes the following:
- a CDS encoding endospore germination permease, whose amino-acid sequence MDNNRTIKDFGLFSTVIVVVIGVRAFSYARVLADYAGNDGWLITIISGLISLLLILCIYKLILLNNFKSFSEICTNNAGRFIGSIFQLSMMIFIILNISFGMRGFIEEIKMYLLENTPTEFLIAITILIALCLVTSNANVLIKFNEAAFWIIFIPTIIIFIFSLYQADLTNLLPVLNEKPVNYFTGTIRTINRFEGIEIIFLVLPLLKSRDKIRKTLVNSIFFITIFYTLISMIVIAVFTKDQAKILVWPVITMVKSINIHGAFIERWDGIVLSVWIFFFFTMFTSGYYFSADILKNTFKIRNNKIAVLLLIPFIYAISLYPGNVAENELISNWILPLLFFINIVCIPLLLLIITKIKGKGVESNSNPA is encoded by the coding sequence TGATGGATGGTTAATTACAATAATCAGCGGATTAATAAGTTTGTTATTAATTCTATGTATATATAAATTAATTTTATTAAATAATTTTAAAAGTTTCTCTGAAATCTGCACAAATAATGCAGGAAGATTCATAGGAAGCATATTTCAGCTCAGTATGATGATATTTATTATTTTAAATATATCATTTGGCATGAGAGGATTCATAGAGGAAATAAAAATGTATTTACTTGAGAACACTCCTACTGAATTTTTAATAGCAATTACAATATTAATTGCTTTATGTTTAGTAACCAGTAATGCAAATGTATTAATTAAATTTAATGAGGCAGCATTTTGGATAATATTTATCCCAACCATAATAATATTTATATTTTCGCTGTATCAGGCTGATCTCACAAATTTGCTGCCAGTATTAAATGAAAAGCCTGTAAACTATTTTACAGGTACCATAAGAACCATAAATAGATTTGAAGGCATAGAGATAATATTTTTAGTACTGCCTCTACTTAAATCCAGAGATAAAATCAGAAAAACTCTTGTAAACAGCATTTTTTTTATTACTATATTCTACACTTTAATAAGCATGATTGTTATTGCAGTATTTACAAAAGATCAGGCAAAGATATTAGTTTGGCCTGTAATAACCATGGTTAAGTCAATAAATATTCATGGAGCATTTATTGAAAGATGGGACGGAATTGTATTATCTGTCTGGATATTTTTCTTTTTTACAATGTTTACAAGCGGGTATTATTTTTCAGCAGACATATTAAAAAATACATTTAAAATAAGAAATAACAAAATAGCAGTTTTATTATTAATTCCATTTATATATGCAATATCCCTATATCCTGGTAATGTTGCAGAAAATGAACTCATTTCAAACTGGATACTTCCGCTTTTATTTTTTATAAATATAGTGTGTATCCCATTGCTTTTACTTATAATTACTAAAATAAAAGGTAAAGGGGTGGAAAGTAACTCTAACCCTGCATAA